The genomic window atactgtatattgaaattgatcattaacggctgccacaatagcttcaactttaacaccgggatctttctcaacaatatgtcggactaatgtgctaatcatccttccactgacatgtttgtggtctcgactcaatcccgtaaacaaacaagtgtgaggatcctcatattttgtgatttgaaaatatccatgttttttcaacaatgcagcacgaagcctccatttacaatgctgaacattatctgatgatgtgcATCGTatggaccataatttcgaatgtgactgaactacattgtatgtccgatgcttcataatgtgataaagatcaacagctctccttacataatctttactctcaaacattagacctttagaaaattcagtcatcgaggagttcCAAAACTGattgtcagaattcaatcttcgaccagcactaacacaaccaccatcatctaaatttatatcgttaaaatattatggaggttcgtgcaaatgaggttgagattcttccacattaatattagcttgaacatcttcatcatcattctcatcttcatcatcatcatcattactgctactgtcctcatccatccaacagtcttcatctccattttcatctgactcaatatataattctaaaaatcgacattctgaatatttcaaaggaaaggtcagcatttcttcgacatcttcatcatcatcaattagaaccaagatatatttactctgcattaactgtcccgacagattaggacattttcatttcaattttatttcatatttttttttgtctacaggaatactgctgtataaatgatccaataattcttgacgtgataatgatgaagatactctaatcatctgatttacagggtgactgtactgcacaccagtttcatcattctgtatcatacCATCATAATATAATAGTACACAAACTCGAATACTGACCATTTTCTCAGAAAAACCTacgataaaatcaaaattaaaatatttaatattattaattattttatcgtttcaaaagatttacatgatatatgcatcatatcatcaacaaataggtacagatagatcttaTTCCATTcgagaattgcattaattctatagattaattatattaatcaaacgatacgcaaaaaggaccgaaagaaatttcgacgATATTTCTCCTTATTTCTCtccacacgactcaaaatgtgtgaggagaactaaagaaaaatactatcccaaatttctctcgaaccctccgcatatcattcgaataatataattatctataaaattaaatgcaattcccaaactgtccaaactggacaatcattgaccaatgtatatattttacgatatccatacaaaaatatatatttaatatatattttatacggataatgtagaatattctacattgatcaattgacgggtctacgttttcatgaaatgcaatatatttaaaaatttaaaatacatctgaatctaatgagacaaaattaaaaataaaaaaaattaatgagataaaaaaagagattgaaataGACGGCCGGTCGCGGGGACCGTCGCGGAACCACCATCGGGAACCATCACAGAGTGACCGCCGGAGGCTGTGGGCCCCGCCGCCATCGCGGCCCATCGTGTGGGACCTGCCGTATCCCACCGTCGgagaaggggagggtcggggaCCGCCACAAGAGGCTGCCGCCGCGCCACGATGGGGCCCGCTGCCCCACCTCCTATGGGGCCCATCGTAGGGATGCAGAgctcgccgccggccgtctgtggccggcggccaaggaaaagggagagagagaggagggggccggggcccgtcgccggggcgcgcggcccgccgccggccgtctgtgaccggcggccaaggaaaagggagagagagaggaagagagagatagagagaggaagagggagaggaggggatcGGGGCGCGCCCCGACggtgccgccggccgtctgtggccggcggccaaggaaaagggagagagagaggaagagagaaaggagggggccggggcccgccgtcgggcgTCTGTGAccgacggccaaggaaaagggggagagagaggaagagagagagagagaggaagagggagaggatggGGTCGGGGCTCGccatcgggatgcggggcccgccaTCGGggtgcggcccgccgccggccgtctgtggccggcggccaaggaaaagggagagagagaggaagagagagagagagaggaagagggagaggagggggccggggcccgccgccggccgtctatggccgacggccaaggaaaagggagagaaagaagaagagagagagagaggaagagggaaaggagggggtcggggcccaccgtcggggtgcggggcccgccgtcggggcgcgcggcccgccgccggtcgtctgtggccggcggccaaggaaaagggagagagagacgaagagagagagagaggaagagggagaggatggGGCTGGGGCCCGTCGCCGGGATGCAGGGCCCGTCGTCGGGATGCGGGGCCCACCGTCAGGGCGCGCGGCCcatcgccggccgtctgtggtcggcggccaaggaaaagggagagagagagaggaagagggagaggagggggccggggcccaccgtcggggcatggggcccgccgtcggggcacgcgacccgccggcggccaaggaaaagggagagagagaggaagagagagagagagaggaagagggaaaggaggGGGCCAGGGCCCGCCGCCGGCCAAAGAAAaatgggaaaagagagagagggaaagagggagagagagagaggaggaagctCACCACCGTCGAGAGCTCGCCGTCGTGCCGCCATGCCGCCAGAGAGAtgccggagaagagggagaagagggagaagagagaagggagaaggagaagagggagaagggagaagggagaaggagagaagaaggggggaagggagaaaacgccattctctttgacggtttctcttttttttttaatttctttaattatttttttatgattttttaataaataaatttaattaaataatgaagataataatttgaatgataatttttaatttaaattaaaattatttttttaatttataattataatttctattttattaccattttttctcttttatttattttttttatgatatttttttaaatttattttaaaatttttatcatttgaaattataatttcaattttctttcatttttatctttttggcattctattacgtattcttttcttttatttaaaatattttttaaacaattatatttaaattaatttagttatttaaaatgatatttttatttcaattataattacaatttttattttttaaaattaaactttaaaaattttatttttcaattagaactacaatttttatttttttccttttttttttaggatattttttatttttttacaatatttttttttcttgagataatatttttaaaaaataatttaaaatggacaacgtaatttgaaatgatattttttatttaaattaaagttaaaattcttattttttttagagttcaatttacaaattttttttcacatttttcctcattttttcacttttttatgcatttattttttttattaagatttaattcaaattaaaaaaaattaattcaaatttataattatataatttttctattttttacatttctttctgtttttatgaaattttttaagctttttttttattttttttgaatattttttaaataaattaattttaatttgagaaaataatttgaaatgatatttttgtttcgattaattttaaaaattttatttcttttaaatttcaaattataattcttattttttttgatttatttaaaattttgattttttaatggtattttttttaaatttattttttgaatttttttggcaagaatttgaaatgatgtttttcaattaaatttaaaatttttattttttgcacatttctttctctttttttctttttctatgatatttttaattttttaatttttttaaattttttttagacatttaaaaaaataattcgaaaaaaaatcatctaaaaatatttttttatttgaattacaaattcaaattttcatattttaaattttaatcaaaagtaaaattttaattttttattaatttaaaattttaaaaattatttttttctattcttttttgattttttttttgatgaaaaaaatagaaaacgccattcaaaatgacgtttttaaaaacgtcattttaaatggtatttctttttttttttttttcggatgaTGCCATCGTGAAAAAAAGGAGTGACGTGGAAGGCagaaaacaccattcaaaatggcgtttttctctTTTGCATTACTTTAGTAAAaaagttaaattttaaattatttttataaataattttttttttatattatttaggaaaAGAGCTCTCGCAAGTCCACTCAGGGAGTTGTGGGTAATTTTGTGCCTGCAATCAATTAAACTAGTGCCGTCACACTTAGTGCCGGGGCCAgtttattttcactgcatcaaCCTAGTAATGAATCTCTGTGTACAATAAAATTGTGGAGTTATGAACGCTGAAGCCGgggtccccccccccccccccccaaaaaaaaaagtctCCAATTATTTTATTTCAAAGAAAGAGTTATATTTTAGTTTTTATCAATAGAATGAACTGCATAAGGAGTAGCATAGCTTTTTTGGACGTGCGTGGGAAAAGCAGTgcaatgtagagagagaaagaattcgaactcttctttttcttcttcccgtgtaCGCACGACACCAAAGAGTATTGTGTAGCTATAAATAGCaatcattaaaaaataattgacaGTCTGCAAGTGTTTGCTATACATGTTATATATGATGTGTGCTGTTTGATGGCCGTCTATCTTTCTGGCCGCACTGCAGGAAATCCTGATCTTTTATCTTCACTACTTTCTCCCATTTGCGAAGATTACTAGCTTTTGAATAAATTAAGGAGCTGTGGGGAAATCTAGTAATCACAATATGAGATTGTCTTGGCAAGCAAAATTTCAGAACCAGTTCAATTCTATCCAATTTTGATGAATAGATGCACTAAAATATAATACAAATCATAGCCGACGGGCcataaataatcaattttctGGAAACGAGTTCTTTCTGATGGCAATGCCCATCCAACCATTTGTAATTGTAACTTGTAACAATTAAAATCTTGCAATTGTAGAACAAGGTTAACGTTTTGCTTATATAGCATGGTATCCATTCCATCGTTAGAAGTGTCAAATGCTATGGAGTAGCTCCTTCGGCTTCACTAGCTTGCACTCTTGAAAGGCATTATGGCTTGCGGTTAACTCCGGCATGTCAGCCTAAGATTCTAGAATGAACATGAGAAACTAATCCTTTGTAAACAGTTTAAGAAAATGTTGATGGAAGTTGTGAGGAAAGGTACGGAGAAACTTAGAATAGCATGAGAAATGATAGTAAATTAGAGCAGTTGGCAAATTAGGATTCATGATGCCCACCTCAAATGGTGAGGAAAAGTTGACATGGTTATGTTTTTATGACCCTCTCCAAGATATCTTCTCCCGCTCTTCTCAAATGCATTAATTAATTCCCATCAGTTTGCCTTCCCCCACCCTTCTCCCTCCCACCTTACTCAAATCTCCTCATGTTTTCCTGGCTCTTTTTAAGCAAGTGTTCTCCACCCCCATTCTTTAGTGGTGGTTGAGGTCATGAAATTCCAGAGCATAAGTGTGGATGGGAGCGAGAGCGACTCACTCTCCAGGCAGTCTTGCACGAAGTGGATCCCCACAAATGAGCAAGCGAGGATACTGAGGGACCTCTACCACACCTATGGAGTGAGGTCTCCTAGTGTCGAACAAATCCAGAAAATTTCTAACAGGCTGAGGCAGTATGGCAAAATTGAAGGCAAGAATGTGTTCTACTGGTTCTCCAACTACAAGGCCAGGGAGAGGCGGAAAAAGAGGCTCTCTGCGGACATTCCCTCCTCCTCCAACACCACCACTCCTCCAGGTGCATGCAGTAGCACAACTTCCACTTTAGCTCTCTCCCAACTCTCAGCACCTGCTGATGCTTCTTTCCACCTATCGGCCATGGCCGTGTGTTGGTTCTGTGATGTAGGGTCTAATGCTACTTGCTTTCCGCATGGACCACATGTTGTGGGGCAAATGGGGAGCAGCGAGTGCCCTGGTTCTGTGCTTATGGAGAAGCGCTACAAGGTATATCTTTATTGCGAGCTTTTGTATGTTGTGATATGCTACGAACATGCAACTATATCTTAAGGGTGAAAAGAGCTAGTATCCAAGAAAAGGGTGAAAATGGCTACTCCAAGTGCGTTTGGTTTTGTTCTGCTTTCTATTTCAACCATCCTCGCTCAGCAGGCTCCTTCGGTTAACTCTCTTTTTTCTGTTCTGATGTGCATTCTTTCTACAGTCCTCTTGGAGTGCATATCAACTTCTCCATTTCTTTCTTAATAATATTCAGATGACTAATGTGGCTCACCGCTCATTAGCCTCCTTTCTttcgattttctttcttttttttttttaaaaaaaagatatcttATGAGGATGACATTAAGATCAATGAATGCAAGCTGGCATGGTTACTAATGCGTGCGTCATATGTGGAATGGAATATAGATTCTTTTTTCTGAGAAAAATATAGCAAAGGATTTTACCCTTGGTTATACTCAAATAATTCCTAAATAGATTCGAGGCATAGTTGCATCTCTCGATGTAACAATATATTcaacaagccaaaaaaaaaaaaaaaaaatcataagagatCACATTCATAAAGAATAGAAGAGACTCATATGAATTATCttcctgtctttttttttttcttttttttaaaattgtggATACAGTGTTACTTCATGAGCGGTGGAGAAGGAGAATCAGCTCTGGAGCGCAACAAGGGGTGGGTGATGGGACTACACTCGACAGCAATGTCCCATCATACCAGAGTCCAGAAGGCAAAAATTAGGACACTGCCCCTCTTTCCCATCCATACACAAGAACAAGAGAGAGTAGAGCAGGAGGAGCACCAGGAAGGAAAGGAAACAGAAGAATATGGCGTTCGTTCCTTCGTAGCAGGGAAGCCACAACAACCCAAACCCATCGGGCACATTCCTGCCTTCCATTTAGACGGTGGCCAGCAACAGCAGGAACAGTACCATTGCTGTCTGGAACTCACTCTTAATTCCTACCACCATGGTCCCCTGAGATCGACGTGATCTCATGCAAAAAGTGGTAGAAGCTTGGTTAGTTGCACTTTCTAGTTCAACTTTATGGTTAGGCTGGCTGTATTATTGATGGGTTCACCGAGGCTTAAAAATTAAAAGGAAAGCAAAGAGCTAGGGACTCGTTGAGAAATTATATCCAATGCCGGCCATGTACAAGCTCAGCGGTATATGAAGCCTATTGTTATTCTCTTGAACGAAGAACTGTGGAGAGCTAGTACCCCCGCATCCTGATCTTTTGAATGAACAACAAAGAGCTAGTACTGCCTAGCTAGCTAGATCGACCCTCTTCCGAGTATCCTCCTCCTCCTGAGTTGTTGCGACACCACCCTCCGCGACCATCTCGATCACAAACAAGGCCACCCCTCCGCTTGCTCTCCCTCTCTGAGCCTCTGCCAGCCTCACTATGACCCTTTTTCTGAAAAGACCCTCCTCCTCTCCTCACCCTTTCCTTCTGCCGGTGGCACTCTCACCTTGCTCCTCCTCCGCATCCGGCCAGTGTACGAATCCTGCAATGACTACGTCAAGCATCACCGGGTGGATTTGGATTGTATCTTTTgtgcgaaagaatgattgatctttttttcacGATGTCAACCATTGTATCACACCTTAATTACACAGATCTGAAAGAATTCTGAATGCTTTCAATATTCATCCATCTGTACGTATCTTAAACTAACTATTGTGTGATTCGGTGGTGGATTGGTGCGAAGGAATGGGATTCCTTCTTTCGTGCAAAAGATGCCGCCTCAGTCCCTAGCGGGCGGATCAATcaattccctttttttttttttttttattacctgTTTTTTATGCTGAGATGGCCGGACTCTTCACATGGTGAAAAAGACTTGGGCTGTCTTCTGCTGAGCTGGGACACCAGGCTTATGACATAACTTCTCAGACTCAGCAAACACAACTATAGCTTCCGCTGGCATGGTGCCACTGTTGCAACTGTTTGCGATGCTGCTAGTGGTGTCGTCACCTCTGGACCTATGGTCCAGATAGCAAGTACCATCTCCTCGCTAAAGTGGTACTGTACTGAGAGAAATTATTTCCTGGACCACCCCAAGGTAGACCAGCTCAGATCTCGAAGACGTGCACGGTGGATAACGCGCAATCGAAAATTTGTGAAATACAAGGGTATATGCGGCGTGTTATTCACCGTGGAATTTGGATAGTGTACCTGGACCAAGCCCAGGCAATAATTTTTCCAGTACTGAAGAAAATAAGGGTCTAGCGGGATCCACGACGGCTGAGGAGACAGAGAGAGATATCCTTCTTTTGTAAATATCCTCCTGTAAATACCCTTTTGATCCTTCAATTGGCAGGGTGGCCGTCTTTGCCTCCCTTACTTTCACGAAAGATTATATATGTATATCCATATATAAAGTTGGACCGCCGGCCATGAGGGGAAGCCTTCCGCACTGGACTTTCTAGTACTGCAGGTAAAGGGCGACATACTTCCAGGCTCCTCTTTCACCTCGAAGCTGGTCCCATCCTGGGCTACTTCCAACTTGTAGGGGCCCAACGAAAGAGAGCTCAGGGCCTCCAGGTCGAGAGATGCTGAGGAGTTAAAAACAATTCAGAGCCTTTAATAGAAGCATTTATCTTGTGGGGCTCCAACTGTCAATATCTCATTCATATGCCTCCAGGTCGAACCAGAGTGAAACAGGTAACAGACAGAAGGATGGGACCCACACGGGGGAAGAGAGGTAAACTAACAGGGCTGGATTCCAGCCTAGACTTGCGTTCAAACGATGGTACAAGGGACCAGGTCCAATGGACCACGCCAAatccacggtggataacacgccaccttATCCCTTCTATTTCACAAATTCCCGACTGCGcgttatccaccgtgcatatgctccaaGATTTGCCCTGGTCCACTTGGACCtggtccaggcaataatttctccaGACAATGGCTGCTTCATCCTCCATCTTCCCTCCGCTAATACATCATCTCTAGGGTGGATGTGACTCCACCCTTGGGCCACTTCATTGTATATTTCTGAGCTATCCTTCTTAAGATCACAACTCCAAGCATCTTTGCATTCCTCTAAGAGCACACAATTTTTCATATAAATCTCGCACTAATTAACTAGGATAACCTTGCGTCCTGGAACTTCAACATGATCTCCTTCAAGCTTTTATGGCTACGCAGCTTATCCAATAAGGAAGATGAAGGAAGAGAATGCGGAAACGAAATTGGGCTCCTGTTACAATATTGTTAGCAATTATCGTTGATAGTTTCACAAAACAATGAGAGGAAGTCGGTTGCTCTTGGTCGAATTC from Elaeis guineensis isolate ETL-2024a chromosome 4, EG11, whole genome shotgun sequence includes these protein-coding regions:
- the LOC140857233 gene encoding uncharacterized protein; translated protein: MGLGPVAGMQGPSSGCGAHRQGARPIAGPSVLHPHSLVVVEVMKFQSISVDGSESDSLSRQSCTKWIPTNEQARILRDLYHTYGVRSPSVEQIQKISNRLRQYGKIEGKNVFYWFSNYKARERRKKRLSADIPSSSNTTTPPGACSSTTSTLALSQLSAPADASFHLSAMAVCWFCDVGSNATCFPHGPHVVGQMGSSECPGSVLMEKRYKVYLYCELLYVVICYEHATIS